In one Candidatus Palauibacter scopulicola genomic region, the following are encoded:
- a CDS encoding glutamine amidotransferase: MFEFLFKYRPVVFERGDLSLAAPWWAVILIFLGVGAVVWFALEYRRVGPTVEARDRWVMMGLRATALGVLAFLLMRPVLLVSTVVPRRNFVAVLLDDSRSMRVADENGETRAQRMLDLFGGEDEDPAGGTGDPLADPMAADPGVAGSAAMDPAPAEPADGQAFATQRGEGALRQALEDRFRLRMYGFDTDADRIDGAGEMAFTGPRTNLAAGLTRVQQEMAGLPLSGIVIVTDGADNDDEATPPLSEALLSARAAGIPVYTIGMGSERIAPDVEVRRVEVPRAALEGTTIVADVIVSHAGLAGRTVRLDVEDEGRIVGTRDLTLGPDGEEAVQLQFTLEESGPRAIRFFVDPQEGEALTGNNERQVLVEVGDTRRKILYFEGSPRPENKFVRRAVADDENLHVVTLLRTADEKYLRLDVEGPGELAGGFPDTREELYEYDGLILGSVEASFFTHDQLQMMADFVGQRGGGLLVLGGRRSLGEGGYTGTPLADALPVVLGGAGEPDVLEVSAELTPAGRRHAAMRIAEAAESSAERWTELPPLTSVNRVFELKPGAVDLLRGVPAEGATRMLLAHQRYGRGTSIVFAAQDSWLWQMHAAIPLEDETHETLWRQLLRWLVHDTPGRVRLDSGEDVVPMGEPLRIRAEVEDERYLRVNGADVVATVTGPGGVASEVRLDWTVERDGEYEGRFVPPESGLYSVQVRAAGARTGGPGAGAETSRDVAEEVSFFRAGTPRIEEFGAGRRTELLRRIADETGGRFYTADDAQVLADEIRYTESGDTVYEERSLWDMPILFLLLAGLLGGEWAYRRRKDLA, from the coding sequence GTGTTCGAGTTCCTCTTCAAATACAGACCCGTCGTGTTCGAACGCGGCGACCTCTCCCTCGCCGCTCCCTGGTGGGCGGTGATCCTGATCTTCCTCGGGGTCGGCGCCGTCGTCTGGTTCGCGCTCGAATACCGCCGCGTCGGACCCACGGTGGAGGCGCGCGACCGCTGGGTGATGATGGGACTGCGGGCGACCGCGCTGGGCGTCCTCGCCTTCCTCCTGATGCGGCCCGTCCTCCTCGTCTCGACCGTCGTCCCGCGGCGGAACTTCGTGGCGGTCCTCCTCGACGATTCGCGCAGCATGCGGGTGGCGGACGAGAACGGGGAGACGCGCGCGCAGCGGATGCTCGACCTCTTCGGCGGCGAGGACGAGGATCCGGCCGGAGGGACGGGCGATCCCCTGGCCGATCCCATGGCCGCCGATCCGGGCGTGGCGGGTTCCGCCGCCATGGATCCCGCGCCCGCGGAGCCCGCCGACGGGCAGGCGTTCGCGACGCAGCGGGGCGAAGGCGCGCTCCGGCAGGCGCTCGAGGACCGCTTCCGGCTGAGGATGTACGGGTTCGACACCGACGCGGACCGGATCGACGGGGCGGGCGAGATGGCCTTCACGGGCCCCCGCACGAACCTCGCCGCGGGGCTCACGCGCGTGCAGCAGGAGATGGCCGGACTCCCGCTCTCCGGGATCGTCATCGTCACCGACGGCGCGGACAACGACGACGAAGCGACCCCGCCCCTGTCGGAGGCGCTGCTGTCGGCGCGCGCCGCCGGGATCCCCGTCTACACGATCGGGATGGGCTCGGAGCGCATCGCCCCCGACGTCGAGGTGCGCCGGGTGGAGGTGCCGCGCGCGGCGCTCGAGGGGACGACGATCGTGGCCGATGTCATCGTCTCCCACGCGGGTCTGGCCGGACGCACGGTGCGGCTCGATGTGGAGGACGAAGGGCGCATCGTGGGCACGCGCGACCTCACGCTCGGGCCGGACGGCGAGGAAGCGGTGCAACTCCAGTTCACGCTGGAGGAGTCGGGGCCCCGCGCGATCCGTTTCTTCGTGGACCCGCAGGAGGGAGAAGCCCTGACCGGCAACAACGAGCGCCAGGTCCTCGTGGAGGTCGGCGACACGCGCCGCAAGATCCTCTACTTCGAGGGCTCGCCGCGGCCGGAGAACAAGTTCGTGCGCCGCGCCGTGGCGGACGACGAGAACCTGCACGTCGTCACGCTTCTGCGGACGGCGGACGAAAAATACCTGCGGCTCGACGTGGAGGGGCCGGGCGAACTCGCCGGCGGGTTCCCGGACACGCGCGAGGAGTTGTACGAGTACGACGGGCTGATCCTGGGGAGCGTGGAGGCGAGTTTCTTCACGCACGACCAGTTGCAGATGATGGCGGATTTCGTGGGGCAGCGCGGGGGCGGACTCCTCGTGCTGGGCGGGCGGCGGTCGCTGGGAGAGGGCGGCTACACGGGGACGCCGCTGGCCGACGCCCTGCCGGTGGTGCTCGGGGGAGCCGGCGAGCCGGACGTGCTCGAGGTGTCGGCGGAACTCACCCCGGCCGGCCGCCGGCACGCGGCGATGAGGATCGCGGAAGCCGCCGAATCGTCAGCCGAGCGCTGGACGGAGCTTCCCCCCCTCACCTCCGTGAACCGGGTATTCGAACTGAAGCCGGGCGCCGTCGACCTCCTCCGGGGCGTGCCGGCGGAGGGCGCGACGCGCATGCTCCTCGCGCACCAGAGGTACGGGCGCGGGACGTCGATCGTGTTCGCCGCCCAGGACTCGTGGCTGTGGCAGATGCACGCGGCCATCCCCCTGGAGGACGAGACCCACGAGACGCTGTGGCGGCAGTTGCTCCGCTGGCTCGTGCACGATACGCCGGGGCGCGTCCGCCTCGACTCCGGCGAAGACGTCGTGCCGATGGGGGAGCCGCTCCGGATCCGGGCCGAGGTGGAGGACGAACGGTACCTGCGCGTGAACGGGGCGGACGTCGTCGCCACGGTGACGGGGCCGGGCGGCGTCGCGTCGGAGGTCCGGCTCGACTGGACGGTCGAGCGGGATGGCGAGTACGAAGGACGGTTCGTGCCGCCGGAGTCGGGGCTGTACAGCGTGCAGGTCCGCGCGGCGGGAGCCCGGACCGGGGGCCCTGGGGCCGGAGCCGAGACGAGCCGCGACGTCGCGGAAGAAGTGAGTTTCTTCCGGGCGGGGACGCCGCGGATCGAGGAGTTCGGCGCCGGCCGCCGCACGGAACTCCTGCGCCGGATCGCCGACGAGACGGGCGGGCGGTTCTACACGGCGGATGACGCGCAGGTGCTGGCCGACGAGATCCGCTACACGGAGAGCGGCGACACCGTGTACGAGGAGCGCTCGCTGTGGGACATGCCGATCCTCTTCCTCCTCCTGGCGGGCCTGCTGGGCGGGGAATGGGCGTACCGCCGGCGGAAGGATCTCGCGTGA
- a CDS encoding tetratricopeptide repeat protein, whose protein sequence is MRLTARPPVRSTARRVRFARPALALALVLAAPPSGRAQEPPEAAGDGGPLAAALVAHQTGDYGQAVAAYRSAARSGREFPASARGWALSLAATGEYESALEALDRAAARAPDGADADTELARARGRLQYALGRLDEAEANFRRALEGRAGDAQLARLDLGRLLFDRGAREEALALFDGFIDFYNRGRRLDAEELRAVGAALTYLGARDPDLFHDAVRAFEEAIEADPGDPEPRIDLGLLFLDKYDSFEAGPLIDEALARNPAHARALLAKARRAKFDGSSEALELAQQALETNPRLTEARAFLARLYLELEDVDEAEAEARRALETNPVSLSAWTEIAAAAHLRGDAAAFAEARDRVLQLDPRHAGLYVALAQVAYRTHRYADAVAFARQAVALDPLSWPGMAELGLNQLRVGDLEAGHATLEASFEGDPFNVWVFNTLDLLEELAGFETVESPRFMFFMHPKEAGALSIYATALAEEAFDAMRLRYGYEPPTPISVEVYDRHADFSVRTVGLAGIGALGVSFGSVLAMDSPGARPGGAFNWGSTLWHEISHAFTLGYTEHRIPRWLSEGLAVLDERHAREGWGSDVDPGFLAAFRDERLPSLERFNYGFVRPAYPGQVQHAYYMASLLCEMIETTRGFDAVLAMLAGYRDGLETPEVVQQALGTTLAGLDRELRDYIETRFGPTLQALGTPEAGTPPGPDTFAGRLMAAAEAQRAGRTEEAMRALEGAYEVFPEYAGADAPILVLGHLRREAGDLAEAAEAYRTYTALNENHFEAQLALADVEEALGNDAAAREALERAIWIDPFHLDLHQRLASGYEAVEAWPEAVRERRALLALAPADPAEAHYRLALALHRGGDARGARSAVLDALEIAPNFEAALDLLLEIRGDPEGRR, encoded by the coding sequence GTGCGCCTGACCGCGCGCCCGCCCGTCCGGTCGACCGCGCGCCGCGTGCGGTTCGCGCGGCCGGCGCTCGCGCTGGCCCTCGTGCTCGCGGCGCCGCCGTCGGGGCGCGCGCAGGAGCCTCCGGAGGCCGCCGGGGACGGCGGGCCGCTGGCCGCGGCGCTCGTGGCGCACCAGACCGGCGACTACGGGCAGGCGGTCGCGGCCTACCGGTCGGCGGCGCGTTCCGGGCGCGAGTTCCCGGCCTCCGCGCGCGGATGGGCTCTCTCTCTCGCCGCGACCGGCGAATACGAATCCGCGCTCGAAGCTCTCGACCGGGCCGCCGCGCGCGCCCCCGACGGAGCGGACGCGGACACCGAGCTTGCGCGCGCGCGCGGTCGTCTGCAGTACGCACTCGGACGCCTCGACGAGGCCGAAGCGAACTTCCGCCGGGCCCTCGAAGGCCGGGCCGGCGACGCGCAACTCGCGCGGCTCGACCTGGGACGCCTCCTCTTCGACCGCGGCGCGCGCGAGGAAGCCCTCGCCCTGTTCGACGGGTTCATCGACTTCTACAACCGCGGCCGCCGCCTCGACGCCGAAGAACTGCGCGCCGTCGGCGCCGCGCTCACATACCTCGGCGCCCGCGACCCCGACCTCTTCCACGACGCCGTGCGCGCCTTCGAGGAGGCCATCGAAGCGGACCCCGGCGACCCCGAGCCGCGCATCGACCTCGGTCTCCTCTTTCTCGACAAGTACGACAGCTTCGAGGCCGGGCCGCTGATCGATGAAGCGCTCGCCCGGAATCCCGCGCACGCGCGCGCCCTCCTGGCGAAGGCGCGCCGCGCGAAGTTCGACGGCTCCTCCGAGGCGCTCGAACTCGCGCAGCAGGCGCTGGAAACGAACCCCCGCCTCACCGAAGCCCGCGCGTTCCTGGCGCGGCTCTATCTGGAACTCGAGGACGTGGACGAGGCCGAGGCGGAGGCCCGGCGCGCCCTGGAGACGAACCCCGTCTCCCTCTCCGCGTGGACGGAGATCGCGGCGGCCGCCCACCTGCGGGGGGACGCGGCCGCCTTCGCGGAGGCGCGCGACCGCGTTCTGCAGCTGGATCCGCGGCACGCCGGCCTCTACGTCGCACTCGCCCAGGTCGCCTACCGCACGCACCGCTACGCCGATGCGGTCGCCTTCGCGCGGCAGGCCGTGGCGCTCGATCCCCTGTCCTGGCCCGGCATGGCCGAACTCGGCCTCAACCAGCTCCGCGTCGGCGACCTGGAGGCGGGGCACGCGACGCTCGAGGCCTCCTTCGAGGGCGACCCCTTCAACGTGTGGGTGTTCAACACGCTCGACCTTCTCGAGGAGCTCGCCGGGTTCGAGACGGTGGAGAGTCCCCGCTTCATGTTTTTTATGCACCCGAAGGAAGCCGGCGCCCTCTCGATCTACGCCACGGCGCTTGCCGAGGAGGCCTTCGACGCGATGCGCCTGCGCTACGGGTACGAGCCGCCGACCCCGATCTCGGTCGAGGTCTACGACCGGCACGCGGACTTCTCCGTACGCACGGTCGGGCTCGCCGGCATCGGCGCGCTCGGCGTGAGCTTCGGCTCCGTCCTCGCCATGGACTCCCCCGGCGCGCGGCCGGGCGGCGCCTTCAACTGGGGCTCGACGCTGTGGCACGAGATCTCGCACGCCTTCACGCTCGGCTACACCGAGCACCGCATCCCGCGCTGGCTCTCCGAGGGGCTCGCGGTCCTCGACGAGCGGCACGCGCGGGAGGGGTGGGGATCCGACGTGGACCCCGGCTTCCTCGCCGCCTTCCGGGACGAGCGGCTGCCCTCGCTGGAGCGCTTCAACTACGGCTTCGTGCGGCCCGCCTACCCCGGGCAGGTGCAGCACGCCTACTACATGGCCTCGCTCCTGTGCGAGATGATCGAGACGACGCGCGGCTTCGACGCCGTGCTCGCCATGCTCGCCGGGTACCGCGACGGGCTGGAGACGCCGGAGGTCGTGCAACAGGCGCTGGGGACGACGCTCGCGGGCCTCGACCGGGAGTTGCGGGACTACATCGAGACCCGCTTCGGCCCGACGCTGCAAGCGCTGGGCACCCCCGAGGCCGGGACTCCGCCCGGCCCGGACACCTTCGCCGGACGGCTCATGGCGGCGGCGGAGGCGCAGCGCGCGGGCCGCACGGAGGAGGCGATGCGGGCGCTTGAGGGGGCGTACGAGGTCTTCCCCGAGTATGCGGGCGCCGACGCGCCGATCCTCGTTCTCGGGCACCTCCGCCGCGAAGCCGGCGATCTCGCGGAGGCTGCGGAGGCGTACCGGACGTACACCGCCCTCAACGAGAACCACTTCGAGGCGCAGCTCGCGCTCGCGGACGTCGAAGAGGCGCTCGGCAACGATGCGGCCGCCCGCGAAGCGCTGGAGCGCGCGATCTGGATCGACCCCTTC